One Halobacterium sp. R2-5 DNA segment encodes these proteins:
- a CDS encoding ATP-binding protein, whose translation MSDQQSDQTDPHIVAGYREHVDGYDERDPDAYPHTALVRDSDISRFLAVVEQEYDPDRAKAAETMPGQARDLELARNLRRMEATDAGRQAVADGDMTTLQHQQGNTNQRADISGVKAIEQVDELINGAAPVVVILGEMGAGKSQFATLLGQRYVHRNPSALVGTNIKSLREKSDWRDARGQQRDGYLPSFPALKEWLQQDGNPLHHDQTPKLAILDELSSEASGSGKDGQLTRKLMGPLVFKVRKYGGALIVIAHDESSIHPLLWRLGVIVKKESKKKASIWERVTNGQLRGKVGEFEGVPKSDWDYNDKEASSWSWQKTSDDSDEPEVAEMDVKRVSMWTIAQGMESGRSPREIAENVPYTHTTVRNWWEEYQDGGEKREWVSDVEAAIA comes from the coding sequence ATGAGTGACCAGCAGAGCGACCAGACGGACCCGCATATCGTCGCCGGCTACCGCGAGCACGTCGATGGCTACGACGAGCGCGACCCCGACGCCTACCCGCACACCGCACTCGTCCGTGATTCGGATATCTCGCGGTTTCTCGCCGTGGTTGAACAGGAATACGACCCCGATCGGGCGAAGGCGGCCGAGACGATGCCCGGCCAAGCGCGCGATCTCGAGCTCGCGCGGAATCTGCGGCGGATGGAAGCGACCGACGCCGGCCGCCAAGCCGTCGCCGACGGCGACATGACGACGCTCCAGCACCAGCAAGGGAACACGAACCAGCGCGCGGATATCTCCGGTGTGAAGGCTATCGAGCAGGTGGACGAACTGATTAACGGCGCCGCACCGGTCGTCGTGATACTCGGCGAGATGGGCGCCGGAAAGTCACAGTTTGCCACGCTGCTCGGGCAACGCTACGTCCACAGGAATCCGTCCGCGCTCGTCGGCACGAACATCAAGAGCCTGCGCGAGAAGTCCGACTGGCGGGACGCCCGCGGCCAACAGCGCGACGGCTACCTGCCGAGTTTTCCCGCTCTCAAGGAGTGGCTCCAGCAGGACGGCAATCCCCTACACCACGACCAGACGCCGAAGCTCGCCATCCTCGACGAACTCAGCTCGGAAGCGAGTGGCAGCGGGAAGGACGGCCAACTGACGCGGAAACTGATGGGACCCTTAGTGTTCAAGGTCCGGAAGTACGGCGGGGCGCTCATCGTCATCGCTCACGACGAGAGTTCGATTCACCCGCTGCTGTGGCGCCTCGGCGTGATCGTCAAGAAGGAGTCGAAGAAGAAGGCGAGCATCTGGGAGCGCGTCACGAACGGCCAACTCCGTGGGAAGGTCGGCGAGTTCGAGGGAGTTCCGAAGTCGGATTGGGACTACAACGACAAGGAGGCGTCCAGTTGGTCGTGGCAAAAGACGAGCGACGACAGCGACGAGCCTGAAGTCGCCGAAATGGACGTGAAACGCGTCTCTATGTGGACAATCGCGCAAGGTATGGAATCGGGGCGTTCGCCGCGCGAAATCGCGGAAAACGTCCCGTACACGCATACTACCGTCCGGAATTGGTGGGAGGAATACCAAGACGGCGGCGAGAAGCGTGAATGGGTTTCGGACGTGGAGGCCGCTATCGCATGA
- a CDS encoding HalOD1 output domain-containing protein — MSKSDADVSEHDAAVFHRSIFEEPAEDPSTELVKIIADLKGVEHDEMDPLYSWVDGLISSLYSSPPPAEAQGIIEFTYEGFRITLYQDGQAVIMGRDTSE, encoded by the coding sequence ATGAGCAAGTCAGACGCTGATGTGAGTGAACATGACGCGGCAGTTTTCCACCGGAGTATCTTTGAGGAGCCAGCCGAAGACCCCTCGACCGAGTTGGTGAAGATCATCGCGGACTTGAAAGGAGTTGAACACGACGAGATGGACCCGCTGTATTCGTGGGTGGACGGCTTGATTTCCTCGTTGTACTCGTCACCGCCGCCGGCAGAAGCGCAGGGAATCATTGAGTTCACCTACGAGGGCTTTCGCATCACCCTGTATCAAGACGGGCAAGCAGTTATCATGGGGCGAGACACCTCGGAGTGA